In the Pungitius pungitius chromosome 5, fPunPun2.1, whole genome shotgun sequence genome, one interval contains:
- the trim36 gene encoding E3 ubiquitin-protein ligase TRIM36 isoform X3: protein MSAEKRRRSSTSVPIKNIERELICPICKELFTHPLILPCQHSVCHKCVRELLMLNHEDSFDAGSECSLPGSPRSRVPSPSMERLDRLVRSATVRRSLGSRGSMSSPGWRRGSVTPRVTAIPCPGCQHDIDLGERGISMLFRNFTLENIVERYRQAARAAVAITCNICKPPQQEATKSCMDCKASFCNECFKLHHPWGTPKAQHEYVGPTTNFRPKVLMCPEHEMEKVNMYCEVCRRPVCHLCKLGGSHANHKVTSMSSAYKILKEKLAKSIHYLISKEDQVRTQITDLEVLINQTEENGQVAERQANEHFEHLFETLQERKSEMLKSIEQSRSRRLDQLKVQVEEYQGMLENSGLVGYAQEVLKETDQSCFVQTAKQLHTRIQKATESLRTFHPASDPCFDEFVLDVSKEETLLKEMCFGGVPDPPLIDLSNSRVYNEASIFWRLSDDHLPTDHHMLEYRRLGGPSKSPSQEDSEDSGAWRTTEKVYGPSTVVSDLDPDSLYSFRVRSCRNSMFSPHSPEVTFHTPPAPAFGFLFSDKCGFSTDRLILNKRRDTVESVASMAFLLAAERVQTGSYIGLDYIIGDTGISQGRHYWAFKVEPYSYMVKVGVASDSKLLEWFHNPRDTSSPRYDQDSGHDSGSEDTCYELSQPFTLLTLGMGKLFIPKTSSSSTVSATPGDPGGRVLPMPQRLGVCLDYDASRVFFYDADTMRCLYERQVDCSGTMYPAFGLMGGAKVQLEDFITAKRLTF, encoded by the exons ATGTCCGCGGAGAAGCGGCGCAGAAGCTCGACTTCG GTCCCGATCAAAAACATCGAGAGGGAGCTGATCTGCCCCATCTGTAAGGAGCTCTTCACCCATCCGTTGATCCTGCCCTGCCAGCACAGCGTCTGCCACAAGTGTGTCAGGGAGCTGCTGATGCTCAACCATGAGGACTCCTTTGACGCCGGCTCCGAGTGCTCCCTGCCGGGCAGCCCCCGGTCCAGGGTGCCCTCCCCTTCCATGGAGAGGCTAGACAGGCTTGTGAGATCAG CCACAGTGCGAAGGTCGCTTGGAAGTCGAG gctccATGTCGTCCCCCGGGTGGCGTCGAGGCTCCGTGACGCCACGGGTCACCGCCATCCCGTGCCCGGGCTGCCAGCACGACATCGACCTCGGCGAGCGCGGCATCAGCATGTTGTTCCGCAACTTCACCCTGGAGAACATCGTCGAGCGCTACCGCCAGGCGGCCCGCGCGGCCGTGGCCATCACGTGCAACATCTGTAAGCCGCCGCAGCAGGAGGCTACAAAGAGCTGCATGGACTGCAAGGCCAGCTTCTGTAACGAATGCTTCAAGCTGCACCACCCATGGGGCACACCCAAAGCGCAGCATGAGTACGTTGGGCCCACCACAAATTTTAGGCCCAAG GTGCTCATGTGTCCAGAGCACGAGATGGAGAAGGTGAACATGTACTGTGAGGTCTGCAGACGACCCGTGTGTCACCTCTGCAAGCTGGGAGGATCCCACGCCAACCACAAGGTCACCTCCATGAGCAGTGCCTATAAGATCCTCAAG GAGAAGCTGGCCAAGAGTATCCATTACCTCATCAGCAAAGAGGACCAGGTCAGGACTCAGATTACTGATCTCGAGGTGCTCATCAATCAGACCGAG GAAAATGGACAGGTAGCAGAGCGTCAAGCCAACGAGCACTTTGAGCACCTGTTTGAGACTCTGCAGGAGAGGAAGTCAGAGATGCTGAAGTCCATCGAACAGTCCAGAAGCCGACGCCTGGACCAGCTGAAGGTTCAG GTGGAGGAGTACCAGGGCATGCTGGAGAACAGCGGTCTGGTGGGCTACGCTCAGGAGGTGCTGAAAGAGACGGATCAGTCGTGCTTCGTACAGACTGCGAAGCAGCTGCATACCAG GATCCAGAAGGCCACGGAGTCTCTGAGGACCTTCCACCCGGCATCTGACCCCTGCTTTGATGAGTTTGTGCTGGACGTATCCAAAGAGGAAACTCTGCTCAAAGAGATGTGCTTTGGTGGAG TTCCAGACCCTCCTCTGATCGACCTGTCCAATAGCAGGGTCTATAACGAGGCCTCGATCTTCTGGAGGCTGTCTGATGACCACCTACCCACAGATCACCACATGCTTGAGTACCGCAG ACTCGGGGGCCCGAGCAAGTCCCCGTCCCAGGAGGACAGCGAGGACAGTGGGGCCTGGAGGACTACAGAGAAGGTGTACGGTCCCAGCACTGTGGTGAGTGACCTGGACCCTGACAGCCTGTACTCCTTCAGGGTCCGAAGCTGCAGGAACTCCATGTTCAGCCCCCACAGCCCCGAGGTTACCTTCCACACGCCGCCTGCACCTG CTTTTGGCTTCCTATTCAGCGACAAGTGTGGCTTCAGTACGGATCGCCTCATTCTGAACAAGCGTCGGGACACTGTGGAAAGTGTGGCGAGCATGGCCTTCCTCCTTGCAGCAGAACGTGTGCAGACGGGCAGCTACATTGGCCTGGACTACATCATTGGGGACACGGGCATCTCCCAGGGAAG ACACTACTGGGCCTTTAAGGTGGAGCCGTACTCCTACATGGTTAAAGTTGGAGTGGCCTCTGACTCAAAGCTGCTCGAATGGTTCCACAATCCCAGAGACACCAGCAGCCCGAG GTATGACCAAGACAGTGGTCACGACAGCGGCAGTGAGGACACGTGCTACGAGCTCTCCCAGCCCTTCACCCTCCTCACCCTGGGGATGGGCAAACTCTTCATCCCCAAGACCTCCTCATCCTCTACAGTGAGCGCCACGCCTGGCGACCCTGGCGGCCGCGTGCTCCCCATGCCGCAGCGCTTGGGCGTGTGCCTCGATTACGACGCCAGCCGGGTGTTCTTTTACGACGCCGACACCATGCGGTGCCTTTACGAGAGGCAGGTGGATTGCTCGGGAACGATGTATCCAGCTTTCGGGCTCATGGGCGGCGCCAAGGTTCAACTGGAGGATTTCATCACTGCTAAGAGACTGACGTTCTGA